The following are encoded together in the Patescibacteria group bacterium genome:
- a CDS encoding CorA family divalent cation transporter, with product MPKFKKISKNIQQVTIANPQKTHSIDWININNAGKAEIEFLRKKYNFKLSQLAASSAKSNSQRPIIAREPNYIFMILHFPVMANYPSDKPENNGRIMAAEIEFFIGHGFLISLPSAPIEPLNDFFNLCKKDSGSLLSYEFESSAILLYEILNKLLKYSYILLDNNSIAIARAEQIILSEDQKKSAALIFNLRHNLINTRKIMQNHKNIIKQLMAMESSIIPREHLKKYYGELIEQTKNIWETLENQREMVEVLHDSYESIANYHLGNIMKTLTIFYVTFSSLTLIAAIFSIKADQGMPFINYQNNFWIILGIMGLAGLSMLLLFKKKKWL from the coding sequence ATGCCAAAATTCAAAAAAATTTCTAAAAACATCCAGCAAGTTACCATCGCTAATCCGCAAAAAACCCATTCAATTGACTGGATAAACATTAATAATGCCGGTAAGGCGGAAATTGAATTTTTGAGAAAAAAATATAATTTTAAACTGTCCCAGCTCGCCGCTTCCTCGGCCAAATCAAACTCCCAAAGGCCGATTATCGCCCGCGAACCGAATTATATCTTCATGATCTTGCACTTTCCGGTCATGGCTAATTATCCGAGCGACAAGCCAGAAAACAACGGCCGGATTATGGCCGCGGAAATTGAATTCTTCATCGGCCATGGCTTTTTAATAAGCTTGCCGAGCGCGCCGATTGAGCCCTTGAATGATTTTTTTAATTTATGCAAAAAGGATTCGGGGTCGCTCCTGTCTTACGAATTTGAATCTTCGGCCATTTTGCTTTATGAAATTTTAAACAAACTGCTTAAATACAGCTACATACTTTTAGATAATAACAGCATCGCCATAGCGCGCGCCGAGCAGATTATCTTAAGCGAAGACCAAAAAAAATCAGCCGCCTTGATTTTTAACCTAAGGCACAACCTGATTAATACCCGCAAAATCATGCAAAACCATAAAAATATCATTAAACAGCTGATGGCCATGGAATCAAGCATTATTCCGCGGGAACACTTAAAAAAATATTACGGCGAGCTGATTGAACAGACGAAAAATATTTGGGAAACTTTAGAAAACCAGCGGGAGATGGTTGAAGTGCTCCATGATTCTTACGAATCAATAGCCAATTACCACTTAGGCAATATTATGAAAACTTTGACTATTTTTTACGTGACTTTCTCCTCCTTAACTCTGATCGCCGCGATTTTCAGCATAAAAGCCGATCAGGGCATGCCCTTTATCAATTACCAGAATAACTTTTGGATAATTTTGGGCATCATGGGCCTGGCCGGGCTATCCATGCTGCTACTATTTAAAAAGAAAAAATGGCTGTAG
- a CDS encoding tRNA-dihydrouridine synthase, which produces MVKQKNIASNRVKNFWSSFAKATQDKSKIKKPIYALAPMAGVADSAFRQICKSFGADVVYSEMISATAIVYNSKKTLALMKFDKKERPFVIQLFGGKPEHFAQAAEFITGKIKPDGIDINFGCPVKKVARQGAGAALMNDLKLARKIIEAVIKNTDLPVSIKCRSVVGRITALDFLESIKDLPVAAVMIHGRSLAQGHSGSVDWEIIRQAKKYFKGIILANGGVKDRASAEELLNKTGADGLGIGQGALGRPWIFSQLVTHNSQPITKKLIFQTALKHAELAYKLKGKQGIIEMRKHLCWYVSGLPNAGKLRQELVKVENIEDIKKVLK; this is translated from the coding sequence ATGGTTAAACAAAAAAATATTGCTTCCAATAGGGTAAAAAATTTTTGGTCCTCCTTCGCCAAGGCTACGCAGGATAAATCAAAAATAAAAAAACCAATTTATGCTTTGGCGCCTATGGCCGGAGTAGCGGATTCGGCCTTTCGGCAAATCTGCAAATCATTCGGCGCCGACGTTGTTTACAGCGAAATGATCAGCGCCACGGCTATCGTTTATAATTCTAAGAAAACTTTAGCATTAATGAAGTTTGATAAAAAAGAGCGGCCGTTCGTGATACAGCTGTTCGGCGGCAAGCCGGAGCACTTCGCGCAAGCCGCTGAATTTATTACCGGAAAGATTAAGCCTGACGGTATTGACATAAATTTCGGTTGTCCGGTAAAAAAAGTGGCGAGACAGGGAGCCGGCGCCGCACTGATGAACGATTTAAAATTAGCGCGTAAAATTATTGAAGCGGTAATAAAAAATACTGATTTGCCGGTGTCTATAAAATGCCGTTCAGTGGTTGGACGGATAACGGCTTTGGATTTTCTGGAAAGCATAAAAGATTTGCCCGTAGCCGCTGTCATGATTCATGGCAGGAGTTTGGCGCAAGGACATAGCGGCAGCGTGGACTGGGAAATAATTAGGCAGGCTAAAAAATATTTCAAAGGGATTATTTTAGCCAACGGGGGAGTTAAAGACCGAGCTAGCGCCGAAGAACTGTTGAATAAAACCGGCGCGGACGGCCTAGGCATCGGCCAGGGCGCCTTAGGCAGGCCGTGGATTTTCTCGCAACTCGTAACTCATAACTCGCAACCCATAACAAAAAAATTAATTTTTCAAACAGCTTTAAAGCACGCGGAACTAGCCTATAAGTTAAAAGGCAAGCAGGGGATAATTGAAATGCGCAAGCATTTATGCTGGTATGTGTCCGGGCTGCCTAATGCCGGCAAGTTAAGGCAGGAATTAGTTAAAGTGGAAAATATAGAGGATATTAAAAAGGTTTTAAAATAA
- the cysS gene encoding cysteine--tRNA ligase — protein MNKLFLYNTLSRKREEFKPIKTSPRPSPYKGQGAVGLYTCGPTVYNYAHVGNLRAYVFADILNRVLKYNFGEKKVKWVMNITDVDDKTIRDSKIKYPDMPPMQALKKFTAEFENYFWQDLEKLNIEKQQIKITRATEYIEKMQELVAKIFKSGLAYIKDGSVYFDVVKYSQKHKYGLLVDIDVSKLKSGARIDSDEYEKDNVQDFVLWKGQKQGEPSWQFELDGQKLPGRPGWHIECSAMGQAELGMPFDIHTGGVDLKFPHHENEIHQSVIGYKCKRPVNYWLHNEYLLVDGKKMSKRFNNFYTLKDLAEKKISPLAFRFLCLQTGYGKVMNFSWEALGAATEGLKHLYNQLKELKVKSIKYKVASINSNFKEKFSRAINDDLNTPQALAIIQEVLKSEIKDEEKLATILDFDKVLGLGLAGALKEEKVPVEIEKIIRAREKARQDKNFEESDKLRWQIEKLGYNIEDTKNGQRITKK, from the coding sequence ATGAATAAACTATTTTTATACAATACGCTTAGCCGCAAAAGAGAGGAATTCAAGCCGATTAAAACCTCACCCCGACCCTCTCCTTATAAAGGACAGGGGGCAGTCGGATTATATACTTGCGGGCCCACGGTTTATAATTACGCCCATGTCGGCAATTTAAGGGCTTATGTTTTTGCCGATATTTTAAATAGAGTTTTAAAATATAATTTTGGCGAAAAAAAAGTTAAATGGGTTATGAATATTACCGACGTTGACGATAAAACCATCAGGGATTCAAAAATAAAATATCCGGACATGCCCCCGATGCAAGCTTTAAAAAAATTTACGGCTGAATTTGAAAATTATTTTTGGCAGGATTTGGAAAAATTAAATATTGAAAAACAGCAGATTAAAATAACTCGAGCGACTGAATATATTGAAAAAATGCAGGAGTTAGTCGCGAAAATTTTTAAATCCGGCTTAGCTTACATAAAAGACGGTTCGGTTTATTTTGACGTAGTTAAATACAGCCAGAAACACAAATACGGCTTATTAGTTGATATTGACGTCTCAAAATTAAAATCAGGCGCTAGGATAGACAGCGATGAATATGAAAAAGACAATGTTCAAGATTTTGTTTTATGGAAAGGGCAAAAACAAGGGGAGCCGTCATGGCAGTTTGAGCTTGACGGGCAAAAATTACCCGGTCGGCCCGGCTGGCATATTGAATGCTCGGCCATGGGCCAGGCCGAGTTAGGCATGCCTTTTGACATTCACACCGGCGGCGTTGATTTAAAATTTCCTCATCATGAAAATGAAATACACCAAAGCGTCATCGGATATAAATGCAAAAGGCCGGTAAATTATTGGCTGCATAATGAATATTTGTTAGTGGATGGAAAAAAGATGAGCAAACGGTTTAATAATTTTTATACGCTTAAAGATTTGGCAGAAAAGAAAATCAGCCCTTTAGCCTTTAGATTTTTATGTTTACAAACCGGCTATGGCAAAGTAATGAATTTTAGCTGGGAGGCGCTAGGGGCGGCAACGGAAGGATTAAAACATTTATATAATCAGCTAAAAGAGTTAAAAGTTAAAAGTATAAAGTATAAAGTAGCAAGTATAAATTCTAATTTTAAAGAAAAGTTTTCGCGGGCGATTAACGATGATTTAAATACGCCGCAAGCGCTAGCTATAATCCAAGAAGTTTTAAAGTCAGAGATTAAAGACGAGGAAAAATTAGCGACGATTTTAGATTTTGATAAAGTTTTAGGGTTGGGCTTGGCCGGCGCGTTAAAAGAAGAAAAAGTTCCGGTTGAAATTGAGAAAATAATCAGAGCCAGAGAAAAAGCCAGGCAAGATAAAAATTTTGAAGAATCGGATAAACTGCGCTGGCAAATTGAAAAATTAGGCTATAATATTGAAGATACTAAAAACGGACAAAGAATTACGAAAAAATAA